In Gossypium hirsutum isolate 1008001.06 chromosome A10, Gossypium_hirsutum_v2.1, whole genome shotgun sequence, the DNA window TGTGAGCAAAATGGGTGATGCAATGAAGAATAGTTTTCCTGGAGGTTGTCCTGAGTTTGGCGCCATCTTCATGTCGAACAATGCAACGAAAAGAGAATGTTTTAGAAGAAAAGTTTTTGCCCTCCCATATTCGCAGTACCACTTTGTGAAACAGGTTAAAGCCGGGATGATTCTTTTCCTGTTTGAGTTTGAGAGGAGAGAACTGCATGGTGTGTTTCAAGCATGCTCTGATGGTGAAATGAATATTCTGCCTCATGCATTCAATTCATCAGGGAAGCAATACCCTGCACAGGTATGGGTATATTTATGTGTTTTATTCTCCTTCCCTCTCTCAGAGAAGGATGGGAAGAATGAATTTTTGGAGTTGGTGTTAATCTTTACAATTTTTTCCAGGTAAAATTCATCTTTATGTGGAACTGCCATCCACTTTCTGAAAATGAATTCCGTGATGCTATCAGAGAAAACTATTTCTCCAAGCACAAGTTTAAATTTGGACTGTCCGAAGATCAGGTCTTCCCTTTTGCTATCAAAATCCagattgataaattgaaatgccACCTTTTAGAAACATTATAATGTTTGTCTCTTTGTTTAAAATGTGCAGGTCCGAAGGCTTCTATCATTGTTCAATTTGAAGAGGATGAAAGATCAGGCACCTCAGAGGTGGTTGACTGGAAGTAAAGTTGCATGGCCAAGTGGGTACTCTACAAGTAAAACTAGAAGACTAGTTGATAACTCTCCAATGAATAATCAGATGCCACGTGAATGTGGTGTGGACAACCATCATGGACTAGATATTTCCACCATGCACCAAGGGGACTCTTTCTATAATGATGACAGACAAACTGACGATGGCAGATTTGGAACATACACGGATGTTGAATATGAGCATAAAGCAAGCGCCTTCCTAAATGAGTGTTTTCGGGATCTTATGGGTAAAGTTGAAGGGAACATAGTTTCTGGTGAATATGCCAGAAGTGACAGGGTGGACACTGAATGGAAAACTGGTATGGAGCTACAACCAGCAGTTTCAGCTGGGTATTCTTCAGGTAATTTCAGAAGCATTTCCAAAGATGTTAGGTTTGCAAAGAGTGATAGAACTGAAACAAAATGTTACAAGGATGATGGTTTTGCACCAACCATCTCAACCGCTTATCCTACTTCTTTTCAATCTAAAGTTAATCCACTGGTGTATTCTAGCAAACATGTTCTAGAAACAGGTTCATTTATTGATGATCCAATTAGGCCATCCTCAGCATTCCTTCCCTCAATGGAGATGCAAAACTCTAATGTTAGTTATCCAATGAATTTTGAAGATTCAATTGTTACTAATAGTCTTCCTCATGAACTTGATGTCCCTACTATGAATCATTGGGGCTCCTCATATTCAGGGTTCAGTCAGGAGCATGCTTCATTGCAAGAATATGCTAGTCATGATAGTTGTGTTGGTCATGTCATTGGTACTTCTAAAAATCAATCAATTCCTTCATTGTTAGAGACTAGGAGGACAGTCATAACCTCTGATGTCAACTCTGGTTCTGGGGACTTTATTCCATTGCCTTATTCTAATTCATATGAATGCTCCAGCAGGACTAGCCTGCAAAGGCCTGACTATTTAGATGACCTAGCAGCTGAATACTCTAAAAAAGAATGCTGTGGAGATCTCTCCCTTCTGAAGCCCTCTTTAGCACATGTTACTTCTGAAATTAGAAATAATGTCAGGATCAATGAGCATTCATCATCTTATAGAACCAGTCCTAGCAAGTTTCCATCTCTTACCTTTTCTGACAGGTATCCTACATCAATACAAGACAGATATGATTTTCAAGTGCCAGAGCGTGAAAGTGATATTGAATTTGGTAATGATGGTTTTATGTTTAAAGAGTGCCAGCCCCACGGTGAATCTTTTTATAATGATAACAGAACCATTGAGGATAGAAGATTTGCAATATACAAGAAGGTGGAAAATGAGAACAAAGAGGGCCAGCAGCATATTCATGAACCAGTAAATGTGGACTACCATGAAGTTACTTCATTGAGCCCTCCTCCCTATCAGAATTCTGATCGCCGGAAGAAAAGGAGTGTGTTCTCTCGCTTGGCTTTGCCTCATAAGAGACGTGAACCAGAAAGTAACACCCCTCTTAGGACTGCTGACATCGATAGGCATTCTTCAGTTAATGAAGTCATGGACATTCTGCATCGAAGCCGTAAATATTGGGTGAAAACAAGTTGTAAGCAGTTACTTAAGCACAATGATGATGCTGACAACTTTAGGGATAAAAAACAGGTCACCAGGAAAGAGGGCTCAGCTATGATGTCAAAGGAGATGAATGTGAAGTCTACATCATTCAGCAAGGAAAATAGCAACCAAAAACAGGTCACCAGGAAAGAGGGCTCAGCTATGATCTCAAAGGAGACAAATGTGAAGTCTACATCATCCAGCAAGGGGAATAGCAGCCAAAAACAGGTCACCAGGAAAGAGGGCTCAGCTATGAACTCAAAGGAGATAAATGTGAAGTCTACATCATTCAGCAGGGGGAATAGCAGCCAAAGACCTGGAGAGTCAACTT includes these proteins:
- the LOC107937518 gene encoding uncharacterized protein, with the translated sequence MGDAMKNSFPGGCPEFGAIFMSNNATKRECFRRKVFALPYSQYHFVKQVKAGMILFLFEFERRELHGVFQACSDGEMNILPHAFNSSGKQYPAQVKFIFMWNCHPLSENEFRDAIRENYFSKHKFKFGLSEDQVRRLLSLFNLKRMKDQAPQRWLTGSKVAWPSGYSTSKTRRLVDNSPMNNQMPRECGVDNHHGLDISTMHQGDSFYNDDRQTDDGRFGTYTDVEYEHKASAFLNECFRDLMGKVEGNIVSGEYARSDRVDTEWKTGMELQPAVSAGYSSGNFRSISKDVRFAKSDRTETKCYKDDGFAPTISTAYPTSFQSKVNPLVYSSKHVLETGSFIDDPIRPSSAFLPSMEMQNSNVSYPMNFEDSIVTNSLPHELDVPTMNHWGSSYSGFSQEHASLQEYASHDSCVGHVIGTSKNQSIPSLLETRRTVITSDVNSGSGDFIPLPYSNSYECSSRTSLQRPDYLDDLAAEYSKKECCGDLSLLKPSLAHVTSEIRNNVRINEHSSSYRTSPSKFPSLTFSDRYPTSIQDRYDFQVPERESDIEFGNDGFMFKECQPHGESFYNDNRTIEDRRFAIYKKVENENKEGQQHIHEPVNVDYHEVTSLSPPPYQNSDRRKKRSVFSRLALPHKRREPESNTPLRTADIDRHSSVNEVMDILHRSRKYWVKTSCKQLLKHNDDADNFRDKKQVTRKEGSAMMSKEMNVKSTSFSKENSNQKQVTRKEGSAMISKETNVKSTSSSKGNSSQKQVTRKEGSAMNSKEINVKSTSFSRGNSSQRPGESTFVDFKRRSAVRKNLEDGKIKTYCETLKEKSAPAAQSKKRKLIRPDFRENESSDLGVSVDAPELVIVASAECSVNKNAESIRISVVDVNEKDLLLNVKLPNAVRQTAIKGNNSDKEGSSFNSEQFNAESFLASGSADEGRKESLKNHCTSSMTSISCGNMHVDIKQAMTAIGIDGFSQDRNDASHSTFESSPKICEHNDGDGAAKSEFVYSIEQMNDLTPVGGEISISTLN